Within Candidatus Delongbacteria bacterium, the genomic segment TTGAAAAAAATAGAATTTGATGCAGAAAATGAGATTTTAATTATCTCTCTTGCTGTGGAAAATTTTAAAGAATATTTGATTGAAAAGTATAATGTTGATTTAATAGATACAGAACAATTGTTCAAACAAACTGTGTCATCTTTGAAAGAAAATGATTATTACGAGATGAGACGAAGTGATAGCACAGACTTTTCCATGAAATATATAAGTTTCAGAATAGAGTATGAATTTATCAAATCGATAAGCGAGAAATTTGATTTCAATAAATTCTCAAATGACAAAAGTATTAAAAAACTAATAAGTGATTTGGAAAAAGAAGGTATTAGCAAAGATTATGCCATAAAGCTCCTTTCTGAAGTTGATGAATTGGATTTTTCGCCATTACATTTCTATTACCGACCAAATTCAATAGTAGAACAGATTAAAAGTGATATAACAAAGGTAGAAGAGATAGATTTTAAGCCAATTTTTGAGTTCAGTGAAAAGTATAGAGAGACTTTAGATAAAGCTGAAAAGGAGTTTCATGTAAACAAGGAAATAATTGTTGGTATTTTAAAGAAAGAAACAAACCTAGGTAGATATAAACTAAAAAATGAACCATTTAAAGTTTTGTTATCTCAATTGCTGTTTTCAATAAATAATCCTTATGAATATGAATCGTCACGTATTGACCAACAAAATAGAATTAACAGGCTAAGCAACTCCGCATATAATAGTTTAAAAAATCTTATAATTTACTGTTTTGAAAATGATTTCCATCCATCTGAAATTAAAAGTAATAGAGTTGGAGCAATTGGTCATGTGCAGTTTATGCCTTTCAATTTACATTTAGCAAAGGATGGAGATTCTGATGGTAAAGCTGATCTTAACAATATGCATGACTGCATCTACAGTATAGCTAATTTTTTGAATCATAATGGTTGGAAAAAAATATATGATTATAAAAAAGATGATGAAGCGATTAAGCGTTTGATAAAGCGTTACAATCTCAGCAGATCATATGTAGATGGAGTATATGATATTGCAAAAACGATTGACGAAAAGACTAAATAGTACCGATTTAGTCTTTAATTTTAACTCTCTCAGACTA encodes:
- a CDS encoding lytic murein transglycosylase; translated protein: MKMLLIFIILIFLSKSLAIGTSDRKTNTLHKNLKKIEFDAENEILIISLAVENFKEYLIEKYNVDLIDTEQLFKQTVSSLKENDYYEMRRSDSTDFSMKYISFRIEYEFIKSISEKFDFNKFSNDKSIKKLISDLEKEGISKDYAIKLLSEVDELDFSPLHFYYRPNSIVEQIKSDITKVEEIDFKPIFEFSEKYRETLDKAEKEFHVNKEIIVGILKKETNLGRYKLKNEPFKVLLSQLLFSINNPYEYESSRIDQQNRINRLSNSAYNSLKNLIIYCFENDFHPSEIKSNRVGAIGHVQFMPFNLHLAKDGDSDGKADLNNMHDCIYSIANFLNHNGWKKIYDYKKDDEAIKRLIKRYNLSRSYVDGVYDIAKTIDEKTK